A portion of the Candidatus Pristimantibacillus lignocellulolyticus genome contains these proteins:
- a CDS encoding metallophosphoesterase, with amino-acid sequence MQHGSARRSSRRLLAISDIHGQRQGFLSLLEAAQYDPHRDQLVILGDYIEAGEPITWRLIDLVHQLVDKGAIALPGNHELKLATLRRGSTAHRLRYLRFIRQLPSYYMENGYLFVHAGVRPGLQLQLHPLRELTEIRESFTRHPLSTLRNKLDTDVGGTAGQRIVFGHTPTFKLGVNPGSLFVDDCRIGIDTGAKHGYKLSLVDLTNGLCYSCSTNEEYRASDVHVYHVPGVRNR; translated from the coding sequence GTGCAACATGGATCAGCAAGACGATCATCACGACGGTTGCTGGCCATATCAGACATTCATGGACAAAGACAAGGATTTCTATCCTTACTAGAAGCTGCACAATACGATCCTCATAGGGATCAGCTTGTAATATTAGGTGATTATATTGAAGCGGGTGAGCCAATTACGTGGCGATTGATCGATCTTGTTCACCAACTTGTAGACAAAGGTGCAATTGCTTTACCAGGTAATCATGAACTGAAACTAGCTACATTAAGACGCGGTAGTACGGCACATCGCTTGCGCTATTTGAGATTTATCCGGCAACTACCTAGTTATTATATGGAGAATGGCTATTTATTCGTTCATGCTGGGGTTCGACCTGGTTTACAGCTTCAATTGCATCCGTTACGTGAGTTAACTGAAATTAGAGAGTCGTTTACTCGACATCCACTTTCGACACTCCGCAACAAGCTCGATACTGATGTTGGAGGTACTGCTGGACAACGAATTGTATTTGGTCATACTCCCACATTCAAATTAGGCGTAAACCCTGGCTCCTTGTTCGTTGATGATTGTAGGATTGGCATTGATACTGGGGCGAAGCATGGCTATAAGCTTTCCTTAGTTGATCTGACCAATGGTCTTTGCTATAGCTGTTCGACGAATGAGGAATATCGTGCGAGTGATGTTCATGTTTATCATGTACCAGGTGTTCGTAATCGCTAA
- a CDS encoding NAD(P)/FAD-dependent oxidoreductase, whose protein sequence is MTNTASQTDAVDILIIGGGPAGMFAAFYGGMRHASVKIIESMPQLGGQLAALYPEKYIYDIAGFPKVTAQEIVDRLKEQLSLFTQEVCLEEKVTNVKKLDERLFEVTTDRGTHLAKSVIITAGVGAFSPRRLELDNAMKFEKTNLHYFVGDLQRFKDQNVLISGGGDSAVDWSLMLEPIAKSVTLVHRRDKFRAHEHSVEQLMNSSVKIITPTEITALTGDESITSVTLTDVKTNETTEIPVDAVIVNFGFISSLGPIAEWGIEIEKGSILVDTRMETNIPGIFAAGDITTYPGKLKLIAVGFGEAPTAINNAKVYVDPTAKLSPGHSSNMKL, encoded by the coding sequence ATGACTAATACAGCAAGTCAAACAGATGCAGTAGATATATTAATCATCGGCGGTGGTCCAGCTGGTATGTTTGCCGCTTTTTATGGCGGTATGCGTCACGCATCTGTGAAAATAATTGAAAGTATGCCTCAGTTAGGTGGTCAATTGGCTGCCCTATATCCTGAGAAATATATCTACGATATTGCAGGCTTCCCTAAAGTAACTGCTCAAGAAATCGTTGATCGTCTTAAAGAACAACTTTCTCTATTTACTCAAGAAGTATGTTTGGAAGAAAAAGTTACTAATGTGAAGAAGCTTGATGAGCGTCTTTTCGAAGTAACAACAGATCGTGGAACACATTTAGCTAAATCAGTTATTATTACTGCTGGCGTAGGTGCATTCTCTCCTCGCCGCCTTGAACTTGATAATGCTATGAAGTTCGAAAAAACGAACTTGCATTATTTCGTTGGAGATCTTCAACGATTCAAAGATCAAAATGTACTTATAAGTGGTGGCGGTGATTCTGCAGTTGACTGGTCTCTAATGCTTGAGCCAATCGCAAAAAGCGTAACGCTTGTTCACCGTCGTGATAAATTCAGAGCACATGAGCATAGTGTAGAACAATTAATGAACTCATCTGTTAAAATAATTACACCTACTGAAATCACTGCACTTACAGGTGACGAAAGTATCACTAGCGTAACGCTAACCGATGTGAAAACAAATGAAACGACTGAAATTCCTGTTGATGCAGTCATCGTTAACTTCGGTTTCATTTCTTCACTAGGTCCGATTGCTGAGTGGGGTATCGAAATCGAAAAAGGATCCATTCTAGTTGATACACGAATGGAAACTAATATTCCAGGTATTTTCGCTGCAGGAGATATTACAACTTACCCAGGGAAATTAAAACTTATTGCTGTTGGTTTTGGTGAAGCTCCTACTGCGATTAACAACGCAAAAGTATATGTTGATCCGACTGCTAAGCTTTCTCCAGGTCATAGTAGTAATATGAAATTATAA
- a CDS encoding YheC/YheD family protein, whose protein sequence is MTWHPGRKVSSKLLKQNALAAHPQIAPHIPNTKTYNASNLNEMLNRYRMVFVKPIKGSLGKGVIQVTKINGGYSYKVDSKKYKVTSYEALVRGLASKKLKRAYIIQQGIDLLRIDGSPVDYRVKYCIDDGVWNYRVILARVAGPGYAITNLSKGGRKLDYNIAIKQTLGAGAVSQIIGDMKHLTRLCTSVLEQRFPGLTHLGYDYGIDQRGKIWIFEVNTSPN, encoded by the coding sequence ATGACATGGCATCCGGGTCGAAAAGTATCGAGCAAATTGTTAAAGCAAAATGCATTAGCTGCTCATCCACAAATTGCACCTCATATTCCAAATACTAAGACCTATAACGCTTCAAATTTAAATGAAATGTTAAATAGATATCGTATGGTATTTGTGAAACCAATTAAAGGAAGTCTAGGTAAGGGTGTTATTCAAGTAACAAAAATAAATGGTGGGTATAGTTATAAGGTGGACAGTAAAAAGTATAAGGTGACAAGTTATGAGGCATTAGTACGAGGTCTAGCAAGTAAAAAATTAAAACGAGCGTATATCATTCAACAAGGAATTGACTTATTACGAATAGACGGATCTCCCGTAGATTATCGTGTGAAATACTGTATAGATGATGGAGTTTGGAACTATCGAGTCATTCTCGCTAGAGTCGCGGGACCAGGCTATGCTATTACAAATCTAAGCAAAGGTGGACGTAAGCTTGACTACAATATAGCAATAAAACAAACATTAGGAGCGGGCGCAGTATCTCAAATAATAGGTGATATGAAACATCTTACTCGATTGTGTACGTCTGTACTAGAGCAACGATTCCCTGGTTTAACGCATCTTGGCTATGATTATGGTATTGATCAAAGAGGGAAAATTTGGATCTTTGAAGTGAATACTAGTCCTAATTAG
- a CDS encoding NAD(P)/FAD-dependent oxidoreductase gives MSNIPKIVILGAGYGGILTALRLQKELNYNEADVTLVNKHDYHYFTTHLHMPAAGTDKPENARVNISRLIDEFKIDFVKSTVVQIRPQDKKVILEDGTLSYDYLVIGLGGEPETFGIPGLAENAMNIRSINSVRLIREHIEYQFARYKREPHRLDYLTFVVGGAGFTGIEFVGELSDRIPELCKFYDVDPTLVKIYNVEAAPTALPGFDPELVEYGMEVLRKKGVTFRIGTAIKECTSEGVVVGEGEEIKSATVIWTGGIRGNRLIEEAGFETMRGRVKVDEYLRSPGTENIYVLGDNSLMFNEEGRPYPPTAQIAMQQGVVCAHNLVASIRNQNMKTFEFSNKGTVASLGKGEAIGLAFGKKYRGRKAAWLKKMIDIRYLFIIGGVPLVLKKGKFL, from the coding sequence ATGAGTAACATACCGAAAATAGTAATCCTCGGTGCAGGATATGGTGGTATCCTTACCGCGTTACGTCTACAAAAAGAACTTAATTATAATGAAGCTGATGTTACTCTTGTTAATAAACATGACTATCACTATTTCACTACGCATCTGCACATGCCTGCAGCAGGGACGGATAAACCTGAAAATGCTCGAGTGAATATTTCTCGATTAATAGATGAGTTCAAAATTGATTTTGTTAAATCTACTGTCGTGCAAATTCGACCTCAAGATAAAAAAGTTATTTTAGAGGACGGCACACTTTCATATGACTACTTAGTTATCGGTCTTGGTGGGGAGCCAGAAACATTTGGTATACCTGGTTTAGCAGAAAATGCTATGAACATTCGTAGTATCAACTCTGTTCGCCTTATTCGTGAACATATTGAATATCAATTTGCTCGATACAAACGTGAACCACATCGCCTTGATTACTTAACATTTGTTGTTGGTGGTGCTGGATTTACTGGAATCGAATTTGTTGGTGAATTATCCGATCGCATACCAGAACTTTGCAAGTTCTATGATGTCGACCCTACACTTGTGAAAATCTACAATGTAGAGGCGGCTCCAACAGCATTACCTGGATTTGATCCGGAGTTAGTTGAATATGGAATGGAAGTGCTTCGTAAGAAAGGTGTTACGTTCCGTATTGGTACAGCTATCAAAGAGTGTACATCAGAAGGTGTAGTCGTTGGCGAAGGCGAAGAAATCAAGTCTGCAACCGTTATTTGGACTGGTGGTATTCGCGGGAATCGTCTTATCGAAGAAGCTGGTTTTGAAACGATGCGTGGCCGTGTGAAAGTGGATGAATATTTACGTAGTCCAGGTACAGAAAATATTTACGTGCTAGGCGACAATTCATTAATGTTCAATGAGGAAGGTCGTCCTTATCCACCAACAGCACAAATTGCGATGCAACAAGGTGTTGTCTGTGCACACAATCTTGTAGCTTCGATTCGTAATCAAAACATGAAAACATTCGAATTCAGCAATAAAGGTACTGTTGCTTCACTTGGTAAGGGAGAAGCGATTGGCCTTGCGTTCGGTAAAAAGTACAGAGGACGTAAAGCTGCTTGGTTGAAAAAAATGATAGATATTCGTTACTTATTTATTATCGGTGGCGTGCCACTTGTGTTGAAAAAAGGGAAATTTCTATAA
- a CDS encoding YuiB family protein: protein MLQIIIATMLFLVMAFGIGFVINMLVKTTWFPTYFIIAIIIVLAIWAPWGGNDEKLIDVISNYTVIDFIPVIGAIAGALLSGTTMRALRKSGFRMF, encoded by the coding sequence GTGCTTCAAATTATAATAGCGACTATGCTTTTTCTAGTAATGGCATTTGGTATTGGCTTTGTAATAAATATGCTTGTGAAAACGACATGGTTTCCAACATATTTTATTATCGCAATCATTATCGTGCTAGCTATATGGGCGCCTTGGGGTGGCAATGATGAGAAACTAATTGATGTCATCAGTAACTATACAGTGATCGACTTCATTCCTGTTATTGGAGCTATTGCGGGTGCATTATTAAGTGGCACAACGATGAGAGCTCTTCGCAAAAGCGGATTTAGAATGTTCTAA
- a CDS encoding sugar ABC transporter permease: MRTMASIRAKAGLSYILLILMSVISLFPAFWIVMSSLKTGNSLFSDTLIPREMTLEHYRNLFSNTSYPLWFMNTFKIAIMSTFLGTLLLLISAYTISRYRFKGRKIALTTMLVLQMFPGFMAMIAIYVLLNTMGLLNSHGALVLVYSSGAIITNMFVAKGFFDTIPKSIEDAARIDGAGHLKMFVTIMIPLSKPMLTYASLMIFNGCFVDFIFADLILRTEEQRTLAVGLFRMVNQRNSTEFTLFAAGAVLVALPVTLLFIFLQRFLVEGLTSGANKG, translated from the coding sequence ATGAGAACAATGGCATCGATCAGGGCAAAGGCAGGTTTAAGTTATATACTGCTTATACTAATGAGTGTAATTAGTTTATTTCCAGCTTTTTGGATTGTGATGTCTTCGTTAAAGACTGGAAACAGCTTATTTAGCGATACATTGATTCCTCGAGAAATGACCTTAGAGCACTACAGAAATTTATTCAGTAACACAAGCTATCCTCTTTGGTTTATGAATACTTTTAAAATAGCGATAATGTCTACGTTCCTTGGCACGTTATTGCTACTTATCTCAGCATATACGATCTCAAGATATCGCTTTAAGGGCAGAAAGATCGCACTTACAACGATGCTTGTACTGCAAATGTTTCCTGGTTTTATGGCAATGATCGCGATATATGTGTTGCTTAATACGATGGGATTGCTCAATTCACATGGGGCGCTAGTTCTTGTATATAGCAGTGGTGCCATTATTACTAATATGTTTGTCGCTAAAGGTTTTTTTGATACTATTCCAAAAAGTATTGAGGATGCTGCAAGGATTGATGGGGCAGGACATCTAAAAATGTTTGTAACTATTATGATTCCTTTATCTAAGCCAATGCTAACCTATGCGAGTCTAATGATTTTTAATGGTTGCTTTGTCGATTTTATATTTGCAGATCTCATCTTACGGACAGAGGAACAAAGAACACTTGCAGTAGGATTATTCCGTATGGTGAATCAGCGTAATTCTACGGAATTTACTTTATTTGCTGCAGGCGCAGTGTTAGTCGCTTTACCAGTAACACTACTATTTATATTTTTACAGCGATTTTTAGTCGAAGGATTGACCTCAGGTGCAAACAAGGGCTAA
- a CDS encoding DnaD domain protein: MRIQHLFEFTEHHQYYCYRDFSLSTVDYRMLSLIYKPLVGAFAISLYEQLCMIVPEGKTGYSPIEPHRRLLLGLGLALNDKSRTYLLEQLSKLEAIGLLQSSRFMKEEQDDYIYEYELACPLPPNEFFENIHLTMLLRDKLGKYAVIDIREQMYAPLPEEVSVGQETKVNISVPFYEIFKLNAHIVDDELDQALLEVAPARATGPVIQNASAGYSYSEISIRFPRNSNNRYFVEQLRTHPEQLAQINYVAYKYELAITQVSRLLDEDGVFDISGELDFDQLQRLAVQFFRQDKKHEEARDRKLAQTTMYQDEQTQEHQSNEQHDEPEFDVDEQFFLPVPKLLANYCDINQYNALMRNEPHIQFLKRYFPGSVPDWILNVFERIDLHYKLAPPVINVLIHYGIGMNDSGRVTKAYLDSIASNMLMKGIDSYEKAVQYVRDQDQLEKDIVRRKEDSYQSSSSIGRSNQATANRPTSYGNNRGRSTNRQKPVIPTISNEQVANGQISAEELEELRQLARKFDQQP; this comes from the coding sequence ATGCGGATCCAGCATTTATTTGAATTTACAGAGCATCACCAATATTATTGTTATCGTGATTTCTCATTAAGTACAGTAGATTATCGGATGCTTTCATTAATTTATAAACCTTTAGTCGGTGCGTTTGCTATTTCACTTTATGAGCAATTATGTATGATTGTACCGGAAGGAAAGACAGGATACTCTCCAATAGAGCCTCATCGTAGATTGCTTCTAGGCTTAGGACTTGCACTCAATGATAAGAGCCGAACATATTTACTTGAACAGCTTTCAAAGCTAGAAGCCATTGGTCTGCTGCAAAGTTCAAGATTTATGAAAGAAGAGCAAGATGATTATATATATGAATATGAGCTTGCTTGTCCATTACCTCCTAATGAATTTTTCGAAAATATTCATTTAACGATGTTGTTACGTGATAAATTAGGCAAATATGCCGTTATTGATATTCGTGAGCAAATGTATGCTCCACTACCAGAGGAAGTAAGTGTTGGTCAAGAAACAAAGGTTAATATATCAGTACCTTTCTATGAAATATTTAAGCTTAATGCTCATATTGTCGACGATGAACTGGATCAAGCATTGTTAGAGGTTGCACCTGCTAGAGCAACTGGACCAGTCATTCAAAATGCATCAGCGGGTTATTCTTATTCTGAGATTTCAATTCGTTTCCCGCGAAATTCTAATAATCGTTATTTTGTAGAGCAATTAAGGACTCATCCAGAGCAACTTGCTCAAATTAATTATGTAGCTTATAAGTATGAACTTGCTATAACACAAGTATCCCGTCTTTTAGATGAAGATGGTGTATTTGATATTAGTGGAGAACTAGATTTTGATCAGTTACAACGTTTAGCTGTTCAATTTTTCCGTCAAGATAAGAAGCATGAGGAAGCACGAGATAGAAAGCTTGCTCAAACTACGATGTATCAAGATGAACAAACACAAGAACATCAATCGAATGAACAACATGATGAACCAGAATTCGATGTGGACGAGCAGTTCTTCTTGCCAGTTCCGAAGTTGCTTGCTAATTATTGTGATATTAATCAGTACAATGCACTAATGCGCAATGAGCCACATATTCAATTTTTGAAGAGATATTTCCCTGGTTCAGTTCCAGATTGGATATTGAATGTATTTGAACGTATTGATCTTCATTATAAATTAGCGCCACCAGTTATTAATGTATTGATACATTATGGCATCGGTATGAATGATTCCGGTAGAGTGACGAAAGCATATCTAGATTCGATTGCGTCGAATATGTTGATGAAAGGAATCGATAGTTACGAGAAAGCTGTACAATACGTTCGGGACCAAGATCAACTTGAGAAAGATATTGTGCGCCGTAAAGAAGATTCTTATCAATCAAGCAGTAGTATTGGACGAAGCAATCAAGCTACGGCTAATCGTCCAACAAGTTACGGAAATAATCGAGGTAGAAGTACGAACAGACAAAAACCAGTCATACCAACGATCAGTAATGAGCAAGTTGCGAATGGTCAAATTTCAGCAGAAGAGCTTGAAGAACTTCGTCAATTAGCTCGTAAATTCGATCAGCAACCTTAA
- a CDS encoding heme-dependent peroxidase produces the protein MSEVAQTLEGWYALHDFRTIDWTAWRLADEGERSKAIAELNEFLAQWSSVSEARTGSTVVYSIVGQKADLVFMHLRETLEDLNEIETAFNKTSFASFTYSVYSYVSVVELSNYMGHSTGDPMDNPELAARLKPALPNAKHICFYPMNKLRSGADNWYMLSMDERKTLMRSHGMIGRTYAGKVKQIITGSVGFDNWEWGVTLFADDPLQFKKLVYEMRFDEVSARYGEFGDFYVGNQLDTDKWQALLSI, from the coding sequence ATGAGTGAAGTAGCACAAACGCTTGAGGGTTGGTATGCATTGCATGATTTCCGTACTATTGATTGGACAGCATGGAGATTGGCTGATGAAGGTGAACGCAGTAAAGCGATTGCAGAATTGAACGAATTTCTAGCACAATGGTCATCAGTAAGTGAAGCTCGTACCGGCAGCACTGTTGTATATTCTATTGTAGGTCAAAAAGCTGATCTTGTGTTTATGCATTTGCGTGAAACACTTGAAGATTTAAATGAAATTGAAACGGCATTCAATAAAACAAGCTTCGCTTCATTTACATATAGTGTTTATTCTTATGTAAGCGTTGTTGAGCTAAGTAACTATATGGGACATTCTACAGGCGACCCTATGGATAATCCTGAACTAGCTGCTCGCTTGAAGCCTGCGCTACCAAATGCGAAACACATTTGCTTCTATCCAATGAACAAACTCCGCAGTGGTGCAGATAATTGGTATATGCTTAGTATGGACGAGCGTAAAACTCTTATGCGTAGCCATGGTATGATTGGTCGTACTTACGCTGGTAAAGTTAAACAAATTATTACCGGTTCTGTTGGCTTTGATAATTGGGAATGGGGCGTTACATTATTTGCTGATGATCCACTACAATTCAAGAAACTTGTATATGAAATGCGTTTTGATGAAGTAAGTGCGCGCTATGGCGAGTTCGGTGACTTCTATGTTGGGAATCAACTAGACACAGACAAGTGGCAAGCTTTACTCTCCATTTAA
- a CDS encoding sugar ABC transporter permease yields the protein MQKKMGASILSILFMGVGQIYNRQFIKGLLLIGLHTAALYGILFHLMDYLKGLITLGTEPSRMAKVGKLTQLVAGDHSIFMMIDGLIALCALLVFLIIYVFNVRDAYLVGLLRDQGHTPNHFIHSLQTVNRKYFAYFILFVPAISVLFLSILPIIFSILLAFTNYADPILPPANLVDWVGFDNFVKMINLDVWSKTFGGVLSWTLIWAIIATLTTYVGGVFTAVLIQQPVIRFKKLWRTLLIVPFAIPSMISLLVMRNMFNNQFGPINNYLKNLGLEGLPWLTDPFWAKVTVIICNMWLGIPVTMILAIGVLTTIPRDLYEAAEVDGAGSLQKFRLITLPMVLFATAPVLIMQFAGNINSFNVIFLLTNGDPVNVNYQYAGHTDLLVTWLFKLALNQSQYSFASVIGIVIFVLVASFSIWSYRRTKSYKEEDMLS from the coding sequence ATGCAGAAAAAAATGGGAGCTAGTATACTTTCAATTCTATTTATGGGCGTCGGACAGATTTACAATCGACAGTTCATAAAGGGATTATTGTTAATCGGCCTGCACACCGCTGCTCTTTATGGCATCCTATTTCACTTAATGGATTACTTGAAGGGGTTAATTACACTCGGAACTGAGCCTAGCCGTATGGCTAAGGTGGGGAAACTTACGCAATTAGTAGCAGGAGATCACTCCATTTTCATGATGATTGATGGACTTATTGCATTATGTGCATTGCTTGTTTTTCTTATAATATATGTTTTTAATGTTCGAGATGCTTACCTGGTCGGTTTGTTACGCGACCAGGGGCATACTCCTAATCATTTCATACACTCACTGCAAACAGTGAATCGAAAATATTTTGCTTACTTTATTTTATTTGTACCTGCCATTTCAGTTTTATTTTTAAGTATTCTTCCTATTATTTTTTCAATTCTGCTTGCTTTTACGAATTATGCAGATCCGATTTTACCCCCTGCTAATTTAGTCGATTGGGTTGGGTTTGACAATTTTGTTAAAATGATCAACTTGGACGTATGGAGTAAAACATTTGGAGGCGTGCTTAGTTGGACATTAATATGGGCGATAATTGCAACTTTGACGACGTATGTAGGTGGAGTATTTACAGCGGTCCTAATTCAACAACCTGTCATTCGCTTCAAAAAACTGTGGCGTACACTATTAATTGTTCCTTTTGCTATTCCAAGTATGATTTCATTACTCGTTATGCGTAATATGTTTAACAATCAGTTTGGACCCATAAACAATTATTTGAAGAACTTAGGACTCGAGGGTTTACCGTGGTTAACTGATCCATTTTGGGCTAAAGTTACCGTAATTATCTGTAATATGTGGCTTGGAATTCCGGTGACAATGATTTTAGCTATCGGCGTGTTAACTACAATTCCTCGTGATTTGTATGAAGCGGCAGAAGTAGACGGAGCAGGATCCTTACAAAAGTTTCGCTTAATTACATTACCAATGGTACTATTTGCTACTGCTCCTGTACTCATTATGCAATTTGCTGGTAATATTAACAGCTTTAACGTTATATTCTTACTTACGAATGGTGATCCTGTCAATGTTAATTATCAGTATGCAGGGCATACTGATTTGCTCGTTACGTGGTTATTCAAGCTAGCTCTTAATCAATCTCAATACAGCTTCGCATCTGTTATCGGTATCGTTATTTTCGTGCTGGTTGCTTCCTTTTCAATTTGGAGTTATAGAAGAACCAAATCGTATAAAGAGGAGGATATGCTATCATGA
- a CDS encoding sporulation histidine kinase inhibitor Sda, translating to MKLLSNELLIDTYLQAIHYQCDREFIQMLAFELQLRGIILPEQQYSA from the coding sequence GTGAAATTGCTTTCAAATGAATTATTGATTGATACGTATCTTCAAGCGATACACTATCAATGTGACCGTGAATTTATTCAAATGCTTGCATTTGAACTACAACTACGAGGGATTATTCTTCCAGAACAACAGTATTCAGCGTAG
- a CDS encoding DNA topoisomerase III — translation MKSLVLAEKPSVAKEIARVLGCTTKHKNYMEGPNYVVTWALGHLVELAEPEAYDKKYKTWELEDLPLLPAKMNIRVMKETSHQFKAIQALSKRNDLSQLVIATDAGREGELVARWIMELIHWKKPFTRLWISSQTDQAIKEGFRNLKPGSQYNDLYKSAVCRAEADWIIGLNMTRALTCKYNAQLAAGRVQTPTLSILMEREQEITGFQAKPYWLLQTAAAGFTATWRAGQGHDGKIWDKAEADQQLRAVKDAKTAQVSHIKVTEKQELHPLAYDLTELQRDANKKLGFSAKQTSNVLQKLYEQHKLVTYPRTDSRHLTSDMASTLKDRLERVAIGPYREVASALLRKPLQVTKRIVDDSKVSDHHAIIPTDQFVQLQNLSTDERKLYDLIVRRFIALFCAPYRYDETSVELTIGKHTFYAKGRVEKDKGWRAVYTVTKDGDEQEEDISLLPALQKGQQVQLKSSSLKDCMTTPPSRYTEASLLSIMEKHGLGTPATRADIIEKLLSTETIERRGHSLYPTQKGKQLIELVVDELKSPQLTSQWEQQLEAISRGKGDAKQFMKQIRAQAEQWVNKVKTESKQYKPHNMTGSKCPDCSEPLLEVKGKQGKRYVCSNRECSYKRHAEPLKINKRCPQCRKKMELHDGKAGKYAQCRPCNVIEKLDDKASGKMNKQETQRLMKQYNQEQPSIGNSLADKLKAALEQQK, via the coding sequence ATGAAATCACTAGTATTAGCAGAAAAACCAAGTGTAGCGAAGGAAATTGCTCGAGTTCTTGGTTGTACAACGAAACATAAGAACTATATGGAAGGACCTAATTATGTCGTAACTTGGGCATTGGGTCATCTGGTTGAGTTAGCTGAACCTGAAGCATATGATAAAAAATATAAAACATGGGAGTTAGAGGATCTACCTCTGCTACCTGCTAAGATGAATATTCGTGTAATGAAAGAAACTTCACATCAATTCAAAGCGATTCAAGCATTAAGTAAGCGTAATGATCTATCGCAACTCGTAATCGCTACTGACGCAGGACGTGAAGGGGAGCTTGTTGCTCGCTGGATTATGGAACTTATTCATTGGAAGAAGCCCTTCACACGTCTATGGATTTCTTCGCAAACGGATCAAGCGATTAAAGAAGGTTTCCGTAATTTGAAGCCTGGATCACAATACAATGATCTTTATAAATCAGCCGTTTGCCGAGCAGAAGCAGATTGGATTATCGGTCTTAATATGACTCGTGCTTTGACATGTAAATACAATGCGCAATTAGCAGCGGGCCGGGTTCAAACGCCTACGTTGTCAATTCTAATGGAACGAGAACAAGAAATAACAGGTTTCCAAGCGAAACCGTACTGGTTATTGCAAACGGCGGCGGCAGGCTTTACCGCGACATGGAGAGCTGGGCAAGGACATGACGGTAAGATATGGGATAAAGCTGAAGCAGATCAGCAATTGCGTGCTGTTAAGGACGCTAAGACCGCTCAAGTAAGTCATATAAAAGTTACGGAGAAGCAAGAACTGCATCCACTTGCTTATGATCTTACTGAACTACAACGAGATGCGAACAAAAAGTTAGGCTTCTCAGCCAAGCAAACTTCTAATGTATTACAAAAGTTATATGAGCAGCATAAGTTGGTAACGTATCCACGTACCGATTCCAGACATTTAACTAGTGATATGGCATCTACATTGAAGGATCGTTTGGAGCGAGTTGCGATTGGTCCATATCGTGAAGTAGCATCGGCGTTATTACGAAAACCATTACAAGTAACGAAACGAATTGTAGATGATAGTAAAGTTAGTGATCATCATGCCATCATTCCAACGGATCAATTTGTCCAATTACAAAATTTAAGTACAGATGAACGAAAGCTTTATGATCTCATTGTCCGCCGATTTATTGCATTATTCTGTGCCCCATATCGCTATGATGAGACGAGTGTTGAACTTACGATTGGAAAACATACATTCTATGCCAAAGGCCGAGTTGAGAAGGATAAAGGTTGGCGAGCAGTATACACCGTAACGAAAGATGGAGATGAGCAGGAAGAAGATATATCTTTATTGCCTGCACTACAAAAAGGGCAACAAGTACAATTGAAATCATCTAGTTTGAAGGATTGTATGACGACGCCACCGTCACGATATACAGAAGCATCATTACTTTCGATTATGGAAAAACATGGTCTAGGAACTCCAGCTACACGGGCGGATATCATTGAAAAGCTACTCTCAACTGAGACCATTGAACGTAGAGGTCATAGTTTGTATCCTACACAGAAGGGGAAACAATTAATTGAACTTGTCGTCGATGAACTGAAAAGTCCACAGTTAACTTCACAGTGGGAACAACAGTTAGAAGCTATTTCGCGTGGCAAAGGTGATGCGAAACAATTTATGAAGCAGATTAGAGCTCAAGCCGAGCAATGGGTCAATAAGGTGAAAACTGAGAGCAAGCAGTACAAGCCGCATAATATGACAGGTTCCAAATGTCCTGATTGTAGCGAACCATTACTTGAAGTAAAAGGTAAGCAAGGAAAACGTTATGTATGTTCTAATCGTGAATGTTCATATAAGCGTCATGCTGAACCGCTGAAAATTAATAAGCGTTGTCCGCAATGCCGTAAAAAAATGGAGTTACATGATGGTAAGGCAGGAAAATATGCGCAATGTCGTCCTTGTAATGTTATTGAGAAACTAGATGATAAAGCTAGTGGGAAAATGAATAAACAGGAAACACAGCGCTTGATGAAGCAATATAATCAAGAGCAGCCATCGATAGGTAATAGTCTAGCTGATAAGTTGAAGGCAGCACTCGAACAACAGAAATAA